A single Primulina eburnea isolate SZY01 chromosome 11, ASM2296580v1, whole genome shotgun sequence DNA region contains:
- the LOC140805387 gene encoding protein FAR1-RELATED SEQUENCE 5-like — MRLLEIQYGGLEHVGCTERDIRNFEKKLRDEQKGIDAETLIEFFASEKDKNYSFFFDYETYSDKRFSMCFWADPVSRRENSVFSDIVVFDTTYNTNKYEAMPKGAPNVIITDQDPDMAKAIAQVFHKTVHRYCLWNILNKFPDKLNPMTFLDYYRSIKNVIQNSTTPDEFEKSWEDVIKCANLEKNDWLSLMYELRQKWVPIYFNHIFCAGMSSSQRSEISHAFLKRYVSNKNSLMDFIACFNRALRHQRHNELVADHTDMNEHPKIKTNWPMEAQMVKVYTKKKYVEFQSEMCESHGYYVQQVSVGVELMVYNVMNFQTCSSSKSRTLTHNKQLDYILLK; from the exons ATGCGATTATTGGAAATACAGTATGGAGGGCTCGAGCATGTAGGTTGCACTGAAAGAGATATTAGAAACTTTGAGAAAAAGCTAAGAGATGAACAAAAAGGTATCGATGCTGAAACACTGATTGAGTTCTTTGCATCTGAGAAAGACAAGAATTACTCTTTTTTCTTTGATTATGAGACTTATTCAGATAAAAGATTTAGCATGTGTTTTTGGGCAGATCCTGTGTCAAGGAGGGAAAACAGTGTATTTAGTGATATCGTGGTGTTTGATACGACGTATAACACTAATAAATATG AAGCAATGCCTAAAGGTGCACCAAACGTGATAATTACTGACCAAGATCCTGATATGGCGAAAGCAATTGCACAAGTTTTCCATAAAACCGTGCATCGATATTGTTTGTGGAACATATTGAACAAATTCCCAGATAAATTAAACCCTATGACTTTTCTTGACTACTATCGAAGCATAAAGAATGTCATTCAAAATTCCACAACACCTGATGAATTTGAGAAGTCGTGGGAAGATGTTATTAAGTGCGCTAACTTGGAGAAAAATGATTGGTTGTCATTGATGTATGAATTGCGACAGAAGTGGGTGCCAATATATTTTAACCATATATTTTGTGCTGGAATGTCAAGTAGTCAGAGATCTGAAATTTCACATGCATTTTTAAAGAGGTATGTCTCTAATAAGAATTCATTGATGGATTTTATCGCCTGTTTCAATAGGGCACTCCGGCACCAAAGGCACAATGAATTAGTTGCTGACCATACTGATATGAATGAGCATCCCAAGATCAAGACAAACTGGCCAATGGAAGCTCAAATGGTTAAGGTGTATacgaaaaaaaaatatgtggAGTTTCAAAGTGAAATGTGTGAGAGTCATGGTTATTACGTGCAACAAGTATCTGTAGGAGTTGAATTAATGGTTTACAATGTGATGAATTTTCAAACTTGTTCTTCCTCCAAATCAAGGACGCTCACACATAATAAACAGTTGGATTATATACTTCTGAAGTAG